The following proteins are co-located in the Camelina sativa cultivar DH55 chromosome 12, Cs, whole genome shotgun sequence genome:
- the LOC104731131 gene encoding E3 ubiquitin-protein ligase RNF126-like, whose product MGCCCCLPSIPENSRTIDEHVPLSLAPPSSLSNTYTSPLSPPIPLAFSNRNLQTTPQKLPIVQSNSSGGGAPGITQVAPEKQTWPVDDHKTDLDLKKKDRETIDECPICLEEYDIENPKLLTKCGHDFHLACILDWMERSEACPVCDKELVLPES is encoded by the exons atgggttgttgttgttgtctaccGAGTATACCTGAa AACTCTAGAACTATAGATGAGCATGTTCCCTTATCTCTTGCGCCgccttcctctctctctaatACATACACTTCACCGCTTTCGCCGCCTATTCCTCTAGCCTTCTCGAATAGAAATCTTCAAACTACTCCACAGAAATTACCAATAGTTCAGAGCAATTCGAGCGGAGGAGGTGCCCCTGGAATCACACAGGTTGCTCCAGAGAAGCAAACATGGCCTGTTGATGACCATAAAACTGATCTTGATCTAAAGAAAAAGGATCGAGAAACAATCGATGAATGTCCAATTTGCTTAGAAG aaTATGATATTGAAAACCCGAAGTTGCTCACTAAATGTGGCCATGATTTCCATCTCGCATGCATTCTTGATTGGATGGAAAGAAGCGAGGCGTGTCCTGTTTGCGACAAG GAATTGGTACTCCCTGAATCATAA
- the LOC104731133 gene encoding uncharacterized protein LOC104731133: MRLGRRSIVERLTKWRDKAEKEEFPYPRNESFVGRKKELSELEFVLFGDVAGDSERDYFELKARPSRRKKNVTLGWNKSGSAEERRKKGKEKVVWKESEKEIEMQSTELPLRNQVKVGRSTRRKRSMKVVYGKGVACVSGESGIGKTELLLEFAYRHHQRYKMVLWIGGESRYIRQNYLNLYQYLEVDVGIENGSDKTRMKSFEEQEDAAVSKIRKELMRNIPFLVVIDNLESEKDWWDSKMVMDLLPRFGGGTHILISTRLSQVMNMEPLKLSYLSGAEAMSLMQGNVKDYPVTEMDALRTIEEKLGRLTLGLAVVGAILSELPINPSRLLDTINRMPLREMICSGRDGSLLRRNGFLLQLFEVCFSIFDHADGPRSLATRMVVASGWLAPAPVPASLLALAAYKLPEKHRGPKRLWRRLRRAISCGFKSSNSKRSGTEAASMLLRFNIARTSSIKLGFIQIHELVKLYARNRVLVNENAPAMVQAVISRGSTVETAEQIWAVCFLLFGFSNEAPTIQLKITELLILVKQVILPLAIRTFITFSRCSAAVELLRVCTNALEAADQTLVTPVEKWLDKSLCWRPVQTSAQLNPILWEELALARATVLETRSKLMLRGGQFGFADDLIRKAIFIRTSISGEDHPGTVSARETLSKLTRLLSNVHQIHNTSP; the protein is encoded by the coding sequence ATGCGGTTAGGGAGGAGGAGTATAGTGGAGAGGTTAACGAAATGGCGAGATAAAGCGGAGAAAGAGGAGTTCCCGTATCCGAGGAACGAGAGTTTTGTTGGGAGGAAGAAGGAGTTATCAGAGTtagagtttgttttgtttggagaCGTTGCTGGAGATTCTGAAAGGGATTACTTTGAGCTTAAGGCAAGGCCGAgtaggaggaagaagaatgtGACGTTAGGGTGGAACAAAAGCGGTTCAGCGGAAGAACGAAGGAAGAAAGGGAAAGAGAAAGTTGTGTGGAAAGAGTCTGAGAAAGAGATTGAGATGCAAAGTACTGAGTTGCCTTTAAGGAATCAAGTTAAAGTTGGCAGGAGCACGAGGAGGAAACGGTCGATGAAGGTTGTTTACGGGAAAGGTGTTGCTTGTGTCTCGGGCGAGTCAGGGATTGGCAAAACTGAGCTGCTTCTTGAATTTGCTTATAGACATCACCAGAGGTATAAGATGGTTCTTTGGATAGGAGGTGAGAGCCGTTACATAAGACAGAACTATCTAAATCTTTATCAGTATTTGGAAGTTGATGTTGGGATAGAGAATGGTTCGGATAAAACGCGGATGAAGAGTTTCGAGGAGCAAGAAGATGCTGCTGTTTCCAAGATTAGAAAAGAGCTGATGAGGAATATACCATTCTTGGTTGTGATTGATAACTTGGAGAGTGAAAAAGACTGGTGGGACTCGAAGATGGTGATGGATCTTCTCCCTCGGTTTGGAGGCGGGACTCATATCTTGATATCTACGAGACTCTCTCAAGTTATGAATATGGAGCCGTTGAAACTGTCTTACCTTTCTGGTGCTGAAGCTATGTCGTTAATGCAGGGGAATGTGAAAGACTATCCTGTTACGGAAATGGATGCATTGAGAACGATTGAAGAGAAACTTGGGAGGTTAACGTTGGGATTAGCTGTTGTGGGAGCTATATTGTCTGAGCTTCCTATAAACCCTAGCCGGCTTTTGGATACTATAAATAGAATGCCTTTGAGAGAGATGATCTGTAGTGGTAGGGATGGGAGTTTGTTGAGAAGAAACGGGTTTCTGTTGCAGCTGTTTGAAGTGTGTTTTTCGATCTTTGACCACGCGGATGGACCGAGAAGTTTGGCTACAAGAATGGTTGTTGCTAGTGGGTGGTTAGCTCCAGCACCCGTTCCAGCTTCTTTATTAGCTTTGGCTGCTTATAAGCTCCCTGAGAAGCACAGAGGTCCTAAGCGACTATGGAGAAGACTAAGACGAGCTATAAGCTGCGGTTTTAAGTCTTCGAACTCTAAGAGATCAGGAACTGAAGCTGCTTCTATGCTACTTAGATTCAACATTGCTCGAACCAGCAGCATCAAGCTAGGGTTTATACAAATCCACGAGCTAGTGAAACTCTATGCAAGAAATCGAGTACTGGTCAACGAGAATGCGCCAGCAATGGTTCAGGCAGTGATAAGCCGCGGCTCGACGGTTGAAACAGCAGAGCAGATCTGGGCGGTATGTTTCTTGCTGTTTGGTTTCAGCAACGAAGCTCCGACTATTCAGCTAAAGATAACAGAGCTGCTGATTCTTGTGAAGCAAGTAATCTTGCCTCTAGCGATCAGAACGTTCATAACGTTTTCACGGTGCAGCGCAGCTGTGGAGCTACTCAGGGTCTGCACAAACGCTCTTGAAGCAGCTGACCAAACGCTAGTGACGCCTGTGGAGAAGTGGCTAGACAAGTCACTTTGCTGGAGACCAGTTCAGACAAGCGCACAGCTAAACCCTATTCTATGGGAAGAACTAGCTCTGGCTCGAGCCACCGTGCTAGAGACTCGGTCTAAGCTGATGTTACGAGGCGGGCAATTCGGTTTTGCCGATGATTTGATAAGAAAAGCTATCTTCATAAGGACTTCAATCTCAGGAGAGGATCATCCTGGGACTGTGTCTGCTCGAGAGACGTTAAGTAAGTTAACGAGGCTTTTATCCAATGTTCATCAGATTCATAACACTTCACCGTAA